A part of Crassostrea angulata isolate pt1a10 chromosome 5, ASM2561291v2, whole genome shotgun sequence genomic DNA contains:
- the LOC128185422 gene encoding recQ-like DNA helicase Blm codes for MRPILPHAKLLALSATLTVNGQGDVAKHLLMKCFRVISSAPTKENISLVVLQRPPLSSKVSSKETYNFVLQPVLQSLKSKGQNFPLTIIYLSGTMDWMKNIILNNLAKDPHESPLKIVFATIALSMGADLRHVLQVIHIGPPKNMEAYIQQVGRAGRSGDECIAVLYFNNSDLGRQGVSKSVGKYCRNDVMCRKNFINSYFGYDATDTGFACKKCDVCNTDLKCSWQFKEPLMLDKKGVVRNAISMYVQTLKLTTITELHVE; via the exons ATGCGCCCCATCTTACCCCATGCAAAATTGCTTGCACTAAGTGCTACCCTCACTGTAAACGGTCAGGGAGATGTTGCAAAACATCTACTTATGAAGTGTTTTCGAGTGATTTCATCTGCACCAACGAAGGAAAACATTTCCTTAGTGGTTCTACAAAGACCACCTCTTAGCAGTAAAGTGTCATCAAAAGAAACTTACAATTTTGTGCTTCAACCTGTTTTACAGAGTCTTAAGTCCAAGGGACAAAATTTCCCTTTGACAATTATCTACCTCAGTGGAACTATGGACTGG atgaAGAACATAATATTGAACAACTTGGCAAAGGATCCCCATGAGAGCCCTCTCAAGATTGTTTTTGCAACCATTGCTTTAAGCATGGGTGCAGATTTGCGCCATGTATTACAAGTGATCCATATTGGTCCACCCAAAAACATGGAAG CTTATATTCAACAAGTGGGCAGAGCTGGCAGAAGTGGAGATGAGTGTATAGCTGTTCTCTACTTCAACAATTCTGATCTTGGTCGTCAAGGAGTTTCAAAAAGTGTCGGAAAATACTGTCGAAATGATGTCATGTGTCgaaaaaactttataaattcTTATTTTGGTTATGATGCTACTGATACAGGGTTTGcatgtaaaaaatgtgatgtctgcAACACCGACCTGAAATGCAGTTGGCAGTTTAAGGAACCTTTGATGCTTGATAAGAAAGGAGTTGTCAGAAATGCTATAAGTATGTATGTTCAGACATTAAAACTAACAACCATTACAGAATTACATGTTGAGTAA